The following coding sequences are from one Triticum aestivum cultivar Chinese Spring chromosome 5A, IWGSC CS RefSeq v2.1, whole genome shotgun sequence window:
- the LOC123107771 gene encoding putative cyclic nucleotide-gated ion channel 9, translating to MLGSARHKTRFIDGGKKKFLRLADDASASGMSYESSMAGGGGGERRRSAFHIGYGGVVGASRRRLAQPELLARDVITHGSAQLRTLGRSIRTGAAMAAVFQEDLKNTSQKIFDPQDRILVRLNRSFLISCIISIAIDPMFFYGPRVREEQLPGEKNTNLCIGIDHSLAISTAVIRTLFDIFFLARIALQFRTAFIAPSSRVFGRGELVIDTVEIAKRYCRRFFIADVFSVLPLPQIVIWKFLYREDKTAVLETKDRLLSIIIAQYVPRLVRIYPLSTELKRTSGVFAETALAGAAYYLLWYMLASHIVGAFWYLLSIERVTDCWRFSCNEFPGCNQIYMYCGKTESNEEYTEWTTVIRQVITENCQPTDDGEMPFDYGMYSSAVTSAVTTSKDMTTKLLFCLWWGLANLSTLGQGLKTTIYTGESLFAITLATFGLILMAMLIGNIQTYLQSLTVRLEEMRVKRRDSEQWMHHRLLPMELRDRVRRYDQYKWINTRGVDEEALVQNLPKDLRRDIKRHLCLGLVRRVPLFANMDERLLDAICERLKPALYTEQTYIIREGDPVDQMLFIIRGSLESITTDGGRSGFFNRSMLQESDFCGEELLTWALDPKSGVSLPSSTRTVMALSEVESFALHAEELKFVAGQFRRMHSKQVQHTFRFYSQQWRTWAATYVQAAWRRHLKRKAAEQRRREEEEEGRSSSFKTTILVSRFAANALRGVHRQRSTKRDQGDIMIHVPVPKPREPDFGADD from the exons ATGCTCGGCAGTGCCCGGCATAAGACGCGATTCATCGACGGCGGCAAGAAGAAATTC CTTAGGCTTGCTGACGACGCGAGCGCGAGCGGGATGTCGTACGAGTCGTCCATggccgggggcgggggcggggagcGGCGCCGGTCCGCCTTCCACATCGGGTACGGCGGCGTGGTGGGCGCGTCCCGGCGGCGGCTGGCGCAGCCGGAGCTCCTGGCGCGCGACGTGATCACGCATGGCTCGGCGCAGCTGCGCACGCTGGGCCGGTCGATCCGCACGGGCGCGGCCATGGCGGCCGTGTTCCAGGAGGACCTCAAGAACACGTCGCAAAAGATCTTCGACCCGCAGGACCGCATCTTGGTACGCCTCAACCGCAGCTTCCTCATCTCCTGCATCATCTCCATCGCCATCGACCCCATGTTCTTCTACGGGCCCCGGGTGAGGGAGGAGCAGCTCCCCGGGGAGAAGAACACGAACCTGTGCATCGGCATCGACCACAGCCTCGCCATCTCCACCGCCGTGATCCGCACCCTGTTCGACATCTTCTTCCTGGCGCGCATCGCGCTGCAGTTCCGCACCGCCTTCATCGCGCCCTCCTCCAGGGTGTTCGGGCGCGGCGAGCTGGTGATCGACACCGTGGAGATCGCCAAGCGCTACTGCCGCCGCTTCTTCATCGCCGACGTCTTCTCCGTGCTCCCGCTGCCGCAGATCGTCATCTGGAAGTTCCTGTACCGGGAGGACAAGACGGCGGTGCTGGAGACCAAGGACAGGCTGCTGTCCATCATCATCGCGCAGTACGTGCCGCGGCTGGTCCGGATATACCCGCTGTCCACGGAGCTCAAGCGCACCAGCGGCGTGTTCGCCGAGAcggccctcgccggcgccgcctaCTACCTGCTGTGGTACATGCTGGCCAGCCACATCGTGGGCGCCTTCTGGTACCTGCTGTCCATCGAGCGGGTGACGGACTGCTGGCGCTTCTCGTGCAACGAGTTCCCAGGGTGCAACCAGATCTACATGTACTGCGGCAAGACGGAGAGCAACGAGGAGTACACGGAGTGGACCACCGTGATCAGGCAGGTCATCACCGAGAACTGCCAGCCCACCGACGACGGCGAGATGCCCTTCGACTACGGCATGTACTCGTCGGCCGTCACGTCGGCCGTGACCACCTCCAAAGACATGACCACCAAGCTCCTCTTCTGCCTCTGGTGGGGCCTCGCCAACTTGAG TACGCTGGGCCAAGGGCTCAAGACAACCATCTACACCGGGGAGTCGCTCTTCGCCATTACGCTCGCCACCTTCGGCCTCATCCTAATGGCCATGCTCATCGGAAACATTCAG ACGTATCTGCAATCGCTGACCGTGCGGCTGGAGGAGATGCGGGTGAAGCGGCGCGACTCGGAGCAGTGGATGCACCACCGGCTGCTGCCGATGGAGCTGCGCGACCGCGTCCGGCGCTACGACCAGTACAAGTGGATCAACACCCGCGGCGTGGACGAGGAGGCCCTGGTCCAGAACCTCCCCAAGGACCTCCGCCGCGACATCAAGCGCCACCTCTGCCTGGGCCTCGTCCGGAGGGTGCCGCTGTTCGCCAACATGGACGAGCGCCTCCTGGACGCCATCTGCGAGCGCCTCAAGCCGGCGCTCTACACGGAGCAGACCTACATCATCCGGGAGGGGGACCCCGTGGACCAGATGCTCTTCATCATCCGCGGCAGCCTCGAGAGCATCACCACGGACGGCGGCCGGAGCGGCTTCTTCAACCGCAGCATGCTCCAGGAGAGCGACTTCTGCGGCGAGGAGCTGCTCACCTGGGCGCTGGACCCCAAGTCCGGGGTCAGCCTGCCCTCCTCCACGCGCACCGTCATGGCGCTCTCCGAGGTCGAGTCCTTCGCGCTGCACGCCGAGGAGCTCAAGTTCGTGGCGGGCCAGTTCCGGCGCATGCACAGCAAGCAGGTGCAGCACACCTTCCGCTTCTACTCGCAGCAGTGGCGCACCTGGGCCGCCACCTACGTCCAGGCCGCCTGGCGCCGGCACCTCAAGCGGAAGGCGGCCGAGCAGCGgcgcagggaggaggaggaggaaggccggTCGTCGAGCTTCAAAACCACCATACTCGTGTCACGGTTCGCGGCCAACGCGCTGCGCGGCGTGCACAGGCAGCGGTCCACCAAGCGGGATCAAGGGGATATCATGATCCATGTCCCCGTGCCCAAGCCGCGTGAGCCGGACTTCGGCGCTGATGATTGA